In Sorangium aterium, the genomic stretch CACCGACCCGCCGGTTGACGCGCCTGTACGTCAGCGCGCTCGGCGCCGTGGCGCTCTTGTCGGTCGTGGCGCAGCTCCTCGTGCAGCACGCGTTGAACCAGCAGACGAGCGATGCGCACATCGTCAACGTGGCCGGACGCCAGCGAATGCTCAGCCAGCGGCTCAGCAAGGCCGCGCTCACGTTCCAGGTGACGACCGACCCCGCCGAGCGCAAGGGCCGCGCCGACGAGCTGGCGCAGGCGATGGCGCTCTGGGAGCGGTCGCATCGCGCGCTCCAGCACGGCGACCCCGGGATGGGATTGCCGGGGAAGAACACGCCGGAGGTGACCCGTATGTTTCAGGCGATAGAGCCATTGCACCAGAGCATGCTCCGGGACGCGAAGGATCTCCTCGCCGCGGTCGGCGCCGGCGGCGAAAAGCCGGTCGAAGCGGCCGCCATCCAGCCGATCGTCGCGGCGATCCTGGCGGCGGAGCCGGGCTTCCTGATCGGGATGGACCGGGTCGTCTCTCAGTATGCCCAGGAGGCGACGGCGCGGATCGAGCGGCTCCGGCTCGTCGAGCTGATCCTGCTGTGTGTGACCCTGGGGGTCCTCTTCCTCGAGGGGCTCTATATCTTCCGCCCGGCAGTGCGCGAGATCCGAAGGACGATCAGCCACCTCATCCAGGCCAGGGGGCACCTCGACAACACGGTCCAGGCGCTCCGGGCGATCGCTGGTATCGGGCACCCGTGATGCACGTCGGCGCTCCGTGACCGTCTGTCCGACCTGCGCCGCCGCCGGGCGACGTTCAGAGGGCGAATGCAGCGGTCACAACCAGCCGCAGCCGCCGTCGAAGTCGAGGGGCGGCGTGGGCTCCGTGGACGACTGCGATTCACGACAGGCATCCTCGATGTTCTGTCGCAACGTCAACATCAGGTTGTTGTCGTCCTGGATGTCCGTGTCCGGGTACTTCCCGAGCCACGCCGCGATCGGCGCCTTCATCATCTCGATGACCCCGAGCGAGCGCCGGCAGTCGCCCGCCTGGTAGAAGTCGAGCGCGCCGCGCAGCGCCAGGTACATGTTGAGCATCATGTACGGCTTGCCCGAGCCGCCGTCGGAGATGTTCCACCACCTCGAGTCGGGGTTCTGCCCGGGAGGCAGCGCGTTGAGCAGCGTGGTGTCGACGTCCTGCCCGGCTCCGTCCTTCGCCGACGTCCAGCCTGCCGTCACCTGGAAGGCCGCCTTGTCCGGCCCGATGTCGTCGGCGAGGGAGGCGTCGGCGAGGAGCTCCACGAACAGACCACCACCGCCGCCGCGACGGCTGCCGCCCACGTCGGTCGCGCCATCGCGCTGGCCGATGAACAGCGCCGGCATCTCCAGGGTCGCGCCCGCGGAGCTGGCGGTCGCCCGCTTCGTCCCGTAGATGCGCCCCACCTTGTAGCCGGCGGACGGGATCACCTCCAGGCTGAAGGCCGTCGCCAGCGGGAAGAGCGTGGTCTTCCCCTCCTCCGAGAGCAGACCGCCGAGGTCGCCCGCGGTCAGCGCGTACGCGTACGTGCCCGCGCCCATCGAGCCCAGCGCCGACGGGATCCTCACCAGGAAGCGCTCGCCCACGCCGATCACGCCGAACGCCGTGCCGTTCTCCACAAGCGCCTCACCAAGACCGAGGATGCGGTCGGGGTCCGTGATACCGCTCGTCGCGTGCCCGCTCGTGAGCAGGAGCACGCGGTGCGCGCCCTCGAAGCCGGCCGCGTCGCCCTCCTCGAACGCGTTCTCGGCGGCGGCGATCCCCTCGTACAGGCCGACGAGCTCGCCGGCGCCATCGCCGAGGCGCTCGTCGGCGATGAGGCTCGTGAGCTCCGCCGACCCCGGCGCTGCGAGGAAGGCGCGGCGCTCGACCCTCTCGCCATAGCGGATGACGCTGACGCGGTCCTCGGGACGCAGGCTGGCGAGCAGCCCTCCCATCCCCGCGTCGAGCGCGTCCTCATCGATGCCGGCGAAGCTGCTGCTCTCGACGGCGATCGCCAGGTGAACCGGCGGCCTCTCCAGCGTCGAAGGGTCGACCGCGGTGTTCATCGCGACGAAGGCCATCGTCCAGTTGCCCCCGTTGAAGCGCGGCGCCACCGCGAGGAACGGGTGAACGCAGACGTCCTTGCCGCAGTCGGCGTCGGGCAGGTCGATCGCGTGCTCGGCGAAGAACCCGACCGGGTCCAGCGTGTCGAGCGTGGGCACCTTCCCCGCCTTCACGATGGCGCGGAACTGGGAGATGTCCTGCGCCCCGCCCTGGGCCACGTTGACCGAGCCTGTGGGGGCTTCGCTGCCCGCGCCGTCGCTGCTGTCGGTGCCGCAACCGACGGCGGCGGCGCAGAGGCCGAGTGAGACCAGCTTCATCTTCGACACCATGTGACTCCTCCTCATTCGTAAGCAATCAACAGGTCCGCGGACGCGTTGGGCGTCTGGTAGCCCGCGTCGCACGCGTCACGCCCGGCGAGCACGCGCTCGGCGCGGCCCACCCGCACGCGGAAATCCGGCCCTTCGAGGGCATCTCCAGGGCCCAGCAGGGTCTTCGCGCCGCCGCTCTGCACGGCCACCACCGCGTCGGTGACGTAGGCGCCGCAGCCCAGCCGGTCGCCCTCGCACCCGGTTGCCTCGATCGAGGCAGCGAGGCCTGCGATCTGGAGGTCGACGACGTTGTGATAGACCTCGAGCCGCTTCGTCGAGTCGACGGCCGAGACCTCGAGGTGGTCGCCCTCGTCGGACCATTGCACCGCTTCGCCCGCCGAGAACGGGAAGTCTTCGATCGGAATGCATAGATAGTAAGTCCGAGGGGTGAAGCTCGGGTCCGGCTCGCCGCCGCCCTCACCGCCGGTCCCCATTCCACCCTCGCCGCCGGTGCCGCCGGCACCCGCTCCGCCAGCGCCACCGACGTCGGCTCCGCCGGCACCCGCTCCGCCAGCGCCGCCGGCACCCGCTCCGCCAGCACCCGCGCCGTCAGCGCCACCGGCGCCGGCTCCGCCAGCACCCATGCCGGTGCCCACGCCGCCTGCGCCGCCTGAGCCGAGCCTCGGATAGATCATGGCCAATTCGATGCAGCCGTCCGACAGTGCATCGATGTTCGCGATCTCGCCGACCACCGGCTTCGGCCAGGGGGCGGCCCACTGGAAGGACGATTGAGGCGCGCCAGCGCACACCGAGGGAGCGACGTTCGTCTGCAGCGCGCCCGTCTTCACCTGTCCGGGCGCTACGACCGCGTCCGGCTTCAGCGCGACGCGCCCCGCCACCATCTCCGTGTCCTTCCAGAAATCGCTGTTGTCGTTCACGTTCTGCGGAACCGTGACGGTTTGCAGGTCGGACCACCATGCCACCACAGGCCGCATTCCATCCGTCTCGAGCAGCACCACCTCGCAAGGCTCTTCCGATGCCGGCGCCGTCTCCTCGAAGTTGCCTGCGGCGAGGTGGGCCACGGCCCGGTTGAGCGGGAGCGTGTCCTGCGGGTCGAGCCGATACGTGATCCCGAGGTTGAACGCGCTCGGCCCGAACATGCGTGTCGGATCGCCGGAGGTGACGGCGGAGCAATCGAGCGACGCGTCCACCCAGCGCACGCGAACGTCCACGATCCCGGGCGTGACATTGATGAGATACGCGTCCGTGGAATAGCCCTCGGGTGCGGGGGTGCCGGTCGCGACGCAGGCGACGGCGGACGCCCCCAGGATCGCGCGCTCGAGCACCCAGGCTGCGCGCGAGCCTTCCTCGGCGCTCCGGGCGGAGCGCTCCGGGCTGGAAGCAGCGCGCGCCGAGAGGCGCCATGCCGGGACGAGGACCACGAGCGCGGCCAGGTCCGTCGGATCTTGCCAGATACGCCACCTGATCCCCGCGAGGCCGACGAGCCCCACGAGGAGCTGCGCGGCTGCGGCCGACAGCTTGATCGCCGCGAACGGCGCGGCCACCGCCGCGAACGCCAGCGCTCGCCCGCGCGACGTGCGCGCGTCCACGATTGCCGCTGCGAGGACGGGGGCGACCACGAGGCCGGCGAGGTCGCTGAGCTTGCCAGTGAGGGCGCCTGGCAAGAGCCCGGCGCCTTTCAGGAGGTGGTCGTTGACCACGAGGAGCGCCAGGGCGCCAAGGAAGAGGGGGTGGCGGAGGAGCGAGAATCGAGGCGACACAGATCGCCGCGACCGTGACACCGACGTCAGAGCATCCGCGCGGCCGCCGGCGTTTCGCCGTGATGAGTTCAGCATCGCCGCGAGCCGATAGCAGCGCGCGTGCCACTCGGACGCGCTTTGCTCGCCGAGGTTGCTCCGGACCCGGCGTGCTACAGCTCGCCTTCGCCCTCGCGCCTCTGCGAGCCGGCGTCTCTCCTGCCCGGCTCGTCCCGGCTTTTTCGGAGCTCTGCGCGCGCAATGCGATCCTGCCTGTTACCGTCCGCCTTCTCTTTTCTCGCGTCCCTCTCCGGGTGTGGCCCTGTCGACGTCGAGCCGTCGATCCCCGCGGAAGCCAGCGATTGTCCCACGCTGTTCGGCGAGGACTTCACCGAGACCCGCGCCGTCGACATCGGCGACGCGTCGTCCGGGACGTTCGTGCCCTACGCCGACGGCTTTAGCGTGAAGCTGATCCTAGGCAATCAGGGCTCGATGATGATCACGCCCTGGGTCCGGGTGGAGGCTCTGCCCGGCGACGCGGAGGAGACGTGCCATGTGGTGCGCCTCGCGAACGAGTTCGAGGGCCCGCTCGCCGACGATCCCGAGGGGATCGCCGCCGCGCAGTTCAACATCCAGTTCATCAAGACCGGCTCTTTCCTGGTCTCGGACGGCGCGCTCTACCACCCTTTCGCGTGGGGCCGCGAGGCCCTCGAAGGTCAGGAGCTGGAGCTCGCGGTGACGGTGCGCGGCGACGGATACGAGGGCACGAAGAGCGTGAGCATCGTGCTGGAGTGAAGAACCCTGCCAAGGGTCGTTTTGGAGGCGGCGTGAAGGTGGCGATCTGGCGGAAGGGTCGTTTTGGAGGCGGCGCGGAGGTGGCGACCTGGCGGAAGGGTCGTTTTGGAGGCGGCGCGAGGTGGCGACCTGGCGGAAAGGTCGTTTTGGAGGCGGCGCGGAGGTGGCGACCTGGCGGAAGGGTCGTTTTGGAGGCGGCGCGGAGGTGGCGATCTGGCGGAAGGGTCGTTTTGGAGGCGGCGCGGAGGTGGTGATCTGGCGGAAGGGTCGTTTTTTGACCAGCGCCCAGGTGGCGATCTCTCCAGGATCCTGTTCGGGAGGCGATGTCCAGGTCAGGATCTGGGCGCTACTGTAAAATTACACCAATCCTCTGTCGCCGACGTCCGCTCTGACGTTTCACGAGCGCGGGCCGCGGAGGCGACCTTTCGAGACGGAGCGCTCAAGCTTGCTCGTACGCCCCTCCAGGGGCACCGGCAGCCCGAGCAGCCCGTCCAATCGCCGTAAATTCTTCTTCGGTCGGCGCGGCGCTACCGCGCGGCGCACCGCGCCGCGACGTAGCGGCCGTTCGGGTCCGCGTCGACGAAAAAGGTGCCCACGTCGGAGAGCTCGAAGGCGACCGAGGTCGGGTCGATCGCCGTGATGGTGAGCCTGCCGAATCCCGCGTTGCCGCCGCCGGTGACAGCCCCTGTGCTGCTGCAGTCCGCGCGAGAGGACGTCCCGAAGATCGAGAGATCTCCGCTCGCCGTGTCCACCTCGCCCACGGCGAGCATCGACTCGGGCATGCGGAGCTCGAGGTCCCACCAGTCGCCGCAGGGCTCGTACGAGGGGTTCGCGTCGGGATCGCTGCAGGACAGGGCCAGGGTGGCGATCCGGAGGGTCACGGTCGAGTCGCCGAAGACGATCGCGCTCACCCGGCCCCCGCCGCCGCCCGAGGTCGTCGGAGACGGCGCGACCGAGCTCGTCGTCGACTCCGGGTCGTCCGGGCTGCCCTGGCCGCTGGTGCTGCCCTGGCCGCTCGTGCTGCCCGCGCCGCCAGCCCCGCCTCCTCCGCCGTCCATGACCACCGCGCCGCCGCACGCGCTTTGGACGAGCAGCGCGAGCGAGCCTACCGCCACTGAGATGCATCGAGGTGAGCGCTTCATCGTCGTATCGTATCGCCCTCTGGCCGGCGATCGCAGACGAGGGCAAGCCTCCGTCGATGGACCGGCCGGGGGGCACCTGTGCTACCATCGACCACAGCAGGCTCGGATGGCAGCACGCCCCGTGGCCGGGCGTGAAGCGCGGAGCTCTCATGAAGCCACCTGTCGTCGAAGGAGACGTGATCGCCGGCAAGTACCGGGTCGATCGCGTCGTGGGCCGAGGCGGCATGGGCATCGTGGTCGCCGCCAGCCACCTGTTCCTTCCGCAGCGTGTCGCGATCAAGCTTCTTCTCAGCACGGAGAGCCCGGCGCTCGTGCAGCGGTTTCTCCGCGAGGCGCGCGCGGTGGTTCGCCTCAAGGGCGAGCACGTCGTGCGGGTGTTCGACGTCGGCGAGCTCGGCTCGGGCATCCCGTACATCGTGATGGAGTATCTGGAGGGCGAAGATCTCTCCGATGTGCTCCGCGCCCGCGGCACGCTCAGCGTCGTGGACGCGGCCGACTACGTCCTCCAGGCCTGCCTGGCGATGGCCGAGGCGCACGCCGCGGGCATCGTGCACCGCGATCTCAAGCCGGCGAACCTCTTCCTCACGACGACGCCCGGCGGGGCGACGCTCATCAAGGTCCTCGACTTCGGGGTCTCGAAGGAGGTGCCGGGCAGCACCGAGGGCGTCGGCGGGTCGTTGACGCAGACGCGGGAGATGCTCGGCTCGCCCATCTACATGTCCCCGGAGCAGATGCGGTCGTCGCGCTCGGTCGACGCCCGCTCCGACGTGTGGGCGCTCGGCGCGCTCCTCTACCGCCTCCTGGTAGGGCAGCCTCCGTTCGATGCCCCGGCGCTCGCCGAGCTCGTGCTGCAGGTCGCGAGCGCCGAGCCCATCCCGCCCACCGCGCTCAGGAGCGACATCCCACCGGCGCTCGAGGCTGCGATCCTCCACTGCCTCCAGAAGGATCCGGCCCGGCGGCCGCAGACCGTGGCCGATCTGGCGCGCGCGCTGGTCCCCTTCGCGCCGGCGGGCGGGCACGAGCGCGCGGAGCGCGCCGCGCGGATCCTCGGGGCAGGGACGCAATCGCTGCCGCCGACGACCGGTTCCGTGCCGGCGCCGCGGGCCGTGCCGGCCAGCGGCCCTCCGAGCGCCCCGTCCGGCACGATGGCGAGCCTCCTGCCCACGACGCGCGGGCTCACGCGAACGCCCGCGCAGCCTGGGTCGCGCAGGGTCCTCGGGGTGGCGCTCGGGGCGGTCGTGATCGCCGTGCTCGCGCTCGCCCTCTGGGGCGCGGTGGTGTTGCCCGGCAGAGCGCCGGAGGCGACGGCGCTGCAGGCCGCGGCGGCCTCTCGGGACGAACCGGTGTCGGGGCGCGCGCGGCAGGACACCGGGGCGCGGGGCGCGGACCCGCTGATCGCGCCGGAGCCGCCGGCGGTCCGTGATGCTTTGCCGCCGCAGCAGCCGTCTGTCTCCCCGGTCGTCGCGCCGGCCACCGATGCGGCGCCCTCCGGGTCGGCGCTTCAGGGCCGGCGCGCGCCCCCGGCGACGAGCGCGTCGGCAACGCCGAAGGCGCCGTCGGCGCCCGGAGGGACGAATCCCTTGGAACTACCTATCCAATGAGACAGGAATCTCCGGCCTTCGACCGGCGGCCTCTCGCATTCCAGCCGGATGCAGGCGAGGCGCCGGTGCGTTCGCGCCGCCCGGCGACGGGGCTCGCGCCAGCGGTCGCCATCGTGGTGTTGACCACGGCCGGCGGCGCGGCCGCGCTGCCACCCCAACCCGCGCCGGCGGAGGCTCCTGCGCCGACCGCCCCCGCGCCGAGCGAGGCCCCTGCTGCCCCCGTCGCCGAGCGGCTGAGCGGTGAGGCCAGGGCCGATTACGAGTCCGGCAAGGCGCTCTTCCGCAACGGCGACTTCGCCAACGCCTTCCTCGAGTTCCAGAGCGCGTACGAGAGCTCGAAGGACGCGCGCCTCCTCTGGAACATGATCGCCTGCACGTCGAAGATGCACCGGTACAGCCAGCTCCTCGCGCTGGTGGAGAGGTTGAAGCAGGAGGACCGCGGCGTCCTGCTCCCGGAGGACTGGGCGACGATCGCCGAGGTCGAGCGGAACGCTCGCGCCCTCGTCGGTCACCTGGACATCGCCGTGAGCGAGCGGGACGCG encodes the following:
- a CDS encoding type IV pili methyl-accepting chemotaxis transducer N-terminal domain-containing protein; the encoded protein is MAQVSSELLAPTRRLTRLYVSALGAVALLSVVAQLLVQHALNQQTSDAHIVNVAGRQRMLSQRLSKAALTFQVTTDPAERKGRADELAQAMALWERSHRALQHGDPGMGLPGKNTPEVTRMFQAIEPLHQSMLRDAKDLLAAVGAGGEKPVEAAAIQPIVAAILAAEPGFLIGMDRVVSQYAQEATARIERLRLVELILLCVTLGVLFLEGLYIFRPAVREIRRTISHLIQARGHLDNTVQALRAIAGIGHP
- a CDS encoding serine/threonine-protein kinase; this translates as MKPPVVEGDVIAGKYRVDRVVGRGGMGIVVAASHLFLPQRVAIKLLLSTESPALVQRFLREARAVVRLKGEHVVRVFDVGELGSGIPYIVMEYLEGEDLSDVLRARGTLSVVDAADYVLQACLAMAEAHAAGIVHRDLKPANLFLTTTPGGATLIKVLDFGVSKEVPGSTEGVGGSLTQTREMLGSPIYMSPEQMRSSRSVDARSDVWALGALLYRLLVGQPPFDAPALAELVLQVASAEPIPPTALRSDIPPALEAAILHCLQKDPARRPQTVADLARALVPFAPAGGHERAERAARILGAGTQSLPPTTGSVPAPRAVPASGPPSAPSGTMASLLPTTRGLTRTPAQPGSRRVLGVALGAVVIAVLALALWGAVVLPGRAPEATALQAAAASRDEPVSGRARQDTGARGADPLIAPEPPAVRDALPPQQPSVSPVVAPATDAAPSGSALQGRRAPPATSASATPKAPSAPGGTNPLELPIQ